CGCGCTGCAGGCCTGCCTCAACAGCGTGCTGCCGTTCACGCTCATCGCGTGGGCGGAACGCAGCGTGGATGCCGGGCTCGCCACCATCCTCAACTCGACCTCGCCGATCTTCATCTTCCTGCTTGGCCTCGGCATGGGCGGCGCGGAGAAGCCGACGCTGCGCCGGCTCTTCGGCGTGGGCGCGGGGCTGGCGGGCATCTGCCTGATCGTCGGCTTCGAGGCGCTGCACGGGCTCGGGCATTCGCTGCTCGCGCAGATCGGGCTGGTGGCGGCGGCCGTCTGCTATGGCTGCGCCGCGATGTTCGGCCGCGTGTTCAAGGGGCTGGACCCGATGGTGCCCGCTGCGGGTTCGCTGCTCTGCGGCGCGGCGATGCTGCTGCCCGCGAGCCTCGCGTTCGACAGGCCGTGGACGCTCGCTCCTTCGGCCGCGTCGATGATGGCCGTGCTGGCGCTCGCGGTGCTCTCCACGGCCCTTGCCTTCACGATCTACTTCCGGCTGATCAAGACGCTCGGGCCGATGTCGACCGCCGCGCAGGCCTACCTGCGCGTGCCCGTCGGCGTGATGATTGGCGTGGTGTTCCTCGGCGAGGCGCTTTCGCCCACCGCGTGGGCCGGGCTCGCGTGCATCATGGCGGGCGTGGTCGCGATGACAGTGCCCGCGCGCCGCGGCCCTTCGAGTCCGCAGCCGAAACGGCCCCTCAGTCGATGCTGATGTTCGCGGCCTTGGCCACCTCGGCCCACTTCACGCGGTTGTCATGCACCGTCTTCCTGAACTGCGCGGGCGATTCGATGCGCACGGTGTTGCCCTGGCTTTCGAAGCGCTCGCGGATCTCGGGTTGCTCGAGCACCGCCTTCACCGCAGCGTTGAGCTTGTCGACGATCTGCGCATCGGTGCCCTTGGGCGCGAAGATGCCGAACCAGATCGAGCTGTCGAAGCCCTTGGTGCCGGGCAGGCCGCTGGAGGCGATGGTGGGCACCTCCTTGACCGCGGCCACCGGCGCCGCGGTGGTCAAGCCCAGCAGGCGCACCTTGCCGGCCTTGTAGTGCGGCAGCACCGTCTGCACCTGGTTCATGATGCAGCAGGTTTCGCCGCGCACCACGGAAGTGATGGCCTCGGGCCCGCCCTTGTAGGGCACGTGCACCATATTCAGGCCGAGGCGCGAATTGAATTCGGCAAAGGCCATGTGCGTGCCGGCGCCGTTGCCTGTAGACGCATAGTTGTACTTTTCGGGGTTGGCCTTGACGAGTTCGACGAACTCCTTCAAGGTCCTGGCGTTGATCACGTCCGGGTTGATGGTGAGCACGTTCGAGACGTCGAGCACCGGCGCCACAGGCACGAAGTCGGCCTCCACGTCGAACGGCAGCTTCTTGTAGAGCGCGGCGTTGCTGCCATGCGTGGCGGCGGTGCCGAACGAAAGCGTGTAACCGTCGGGCTTGGCATGGGCCACGTACTCGCTCGCGATGTTGCCGGCCGCGCCCGACTTGTAGTCGATGATCACGGGCTTTCCGAGTTGCCGGGCGAGCGGCTCCTGGATGGCACGGGCCACCACGTCGACGCCCGAGCCGGCCGGAAAACCCATGATCAGCGTGACCGGCTGTTGCGGCCAGTCGCCCTGCGCAAAGGCAGCGGACGATGCGGCCGCACCGAGGGCGGCGCCCGCCAGCAGCAGCATCGGGCGGAAGCGCCGCGCGAAGAACGACGACGAGAACCTCAGGTGGTGCGAAAAGGGAGAATGGATCATGACTGTCTTTCCTCGATGCGGGCGGTGCAGCCCGGGATTGTGGCGCGCGGTTCATGCCCGATCCGGTATGAGCTTATGCGGCGCGCAACCGCATCGAACGATCTCTCCATAATCGCCGCATGGTCCGCCCCACCCAACAACTCCACCCCGCACGCGAGCCCGCGCCCGTGCGCGCGGCAGCCACCGTGCTGCTGCTGCGCGATTCCGAGGCCGGCATCGAAGTGCTGATGACGCGCCGCTCCGGCACTGCAAGCTTCGCGCCAGGCGCCTATGTGTTCCCCGGCGGGCTGATCGACGCAGCCGACGAAGCCGCCAGCCGCATTGCCGCACGCCGGCCCACCCAAAGCAGCCTGCAGCTGACGCAGGCCATTGCCGCGATCCGCGAAGGCTTCGAGGAGCTTGGCGTGCTGCTCGCGCGCCATGCCGACGGCCGGCCCGTGACTGCGGAGGACATCGCATCGATGGACCGCAGCACCACGTCGCCCGTTTCCTTTGCCGAACAATGTGCCGCGCGCGGGCTGGTGCTTGCCTGCGACCAGGTGTTCAGCCTCGCGCACTGGATCACCGACCGCGACCTGCCCAAGCGCTTCGACGTGCCCTTTCTGGTGGCGCGCATGCCCGAGGGCCAGACGCCCACGGCCGACGAGAGCGAGCAGTTCGAGCCCTGCTGGGTGCGGCCGGCCGATGCGCTGGCACGCCATGCGGCGGGCAGCTTCTTCATGATCTTTCCGACGGTGCGCACGCTGCAGCGGCTCGCGGCCTATGCCAGCGTGGACGCGGTGCTGCAGGCCTGCGCTCCCCAGGGCGGCACTGAACAGCCGCTGTGGACCAGCTGCCCGCGCGCAGGCCTGCTCGGCGGCCAGGACGCGCGCTACATGGAAAGCGATTCGCCCTACGGCGAACTCGCGCTGGTCTGCCCCGACGGGCAGCTGCTGCATGCGCTCGACTGGCAGAGCGAGCGCGCCGTGCCGTTGCTCAAAAACGTGCAGCGCCTGACCGCGCCCAACCCCGGCGCCATGACCGGCCCGGGCACCAACAGCTACATCGTGGGCGACCCGGCCACGGGCTACCTCGTGATCGACCCGGGCCCGAACGACGCGGGCCACATCGCCCGGCTCCGGCGCGCCACCGAAGGAAACATCCGCATGATCGTGTGCACCCATTCGCATGCCGACCATTCGCCCGGCGCGGCACCGCTGCAGGCGCTGTGCAAGACGAAGCCGCCGATCCTCGGGCTCTCTTCGGCGCCCACCGCGCGTTCATCGGCGCGCTTTGCCGCGGAGCGCGAACTGCGCGACGGCGAACGCCTGGTGCTCTCGGGCACCACGGCCGAAGGAACGCCCATCACCCACACGCTGCGCGCCATCCACACGCCGGGCCATGCGGCCAACCACCTTTGCCTGGTGCTCGAGGAAGACGGGCTCTTGTTCTCCGGCGACCACATCCTGAACGGCAGCACCACGGTGGTCGACCCGCCCGACGGCAACATGAACGCGTATCTCGATTCGCTCGACAAGCTCGATGCGGCCTGCGCGGCCGGCGGCATCGACTTCATCCTGCCCGCGCACGGCCATGTCATCGGCAGCGCGCGCAGCGCCATCGCGCAACTGAAGGCGCACCGCCTGAAGCGCGAAGCCAAGATCGCCGCGGCCATGCAGAGGCTCCCCCAGGGCACGCCGGAAGACTGGCTGCCGCTGGCCTACGACGACGTGCCCGAGCGCATGTGGCCGGTGGCGGCCCGGTCGCTGGCCGCGCACGTGGCGCGCATCCGGCAACTGGAATCTGCGCCATGAGCGGCGCTTCCGACGAAGGCATCCGCCTGGCCAAGCGCGTGGCCGCGCTCGCGGGCTGCTCGCGGCGCGAGGCCGAACTGCTGATCGAGAACGGCGCG
This genomic window from Variovorax paradoxus contains:
- a CDS encoding Bug family tripartite tricarboxylate transporter substrate binding protein, whose product is MIHSPFSHHLRFSSSFFARRFRPMLLLAGAALGAAASSAAFAQGDWPQQPVTLIMGFPAGSGVDVVARAIQEPLARQLGKPVIIDYKSGAAGNIASEYVAHAKPDGYTLSFGTAATHGSNAALYKKLPFDVEADFVPVAPVLDVSNVLTINPDVINARTLKEFVELVKANPEKYNYASTGNGAGTHMAFAEFNSRLGLNMVHVPYKGGPEAITSVVRGETCCIMNQVQTVLPHYKAGKVRLLGLTTAAPVAAVKEVPTIASSGLPGTKGFDSSIWFGIFAPKGTDAQIVDKLNAAVKAVLEQPEIRERFESQGNTVRIESPAQFRKTVHDNRVKWAEVAKAANISID
- a CDS encoding DMT family transporter; the protein is MHTTPLATAGKPAPHVSFEWALLALLATCWGASYTFIKIGVQTLPPVTLIAARTLIAGLLLLALLRLRGVRLPREPAMWGRFALQACLNSVLPFTLIAWAERSVDAGLATILNSTSPIFIFLLGLGMGGAEKPTLRRLFGVGAGLAGICLIVGFEALHGLGHSLLAQIGLVAAAVCYGCAAMFGRVFKGLDPMVPAAGSLLCGAAMLLPASLAFDRPWTLAPSAASMMAVLALAVLSTALAFTIYFRLIKTLGPMSTAAQAYLRVPVGVMIGVVFLGEALSPTAWAGLACIMAGVVAMTVPARRGPSSPQPKRPLSRC
- a CDS encoding MBL fold metallo-hydrolase, producing the protein MVRPTQQLHPAREPAPVRAAATVLLLRDSEAGIEVLMTRRSGTASFAPGAYVFPGGLIDAADEAASRIAARRPTQSSLQLTQAIAAIREGFEELGVLLARHADGRPVTAEDIASMDRSTTSPVSFAEQCAARGLVLACDQVFSLAHWITDRDLPKRFDVPFLVARMPEGQTPTADESEQFEPCWVRPADALARHAAGSFFMIFPTVRTLQRLAAYASVDAVLQACAPQGGTEQPLWTSCPRAGLLGGQDARYMESDSPYGELALVCPDGQLLHALDWQSERAVPLLKNVQRLTAPNPGAMTGPGTNSYIVGDPATGYLVIDPGPNDAGHIARLRRATEGNIRMIVCTHSHADHSPGAAPLQALCKTKPPILGLSSAPTARSSARFAAERELRDGERLVLSGTTAEGTPITHTLRAIHTPGHAANHLCLVLEEDGLLFSGDHILNGSTTVVDPPDGNMNAYLDSLDKLDAACAAGGIDFILPAHGHVIGSARSAIAQLKAHRLKREAKIAAAMQRLPQGTPEDWLPLAYDDVPERMWPVAARSLAAHVARIRQLESAP